One window from the genome of Pyrus communis chromosome 16, drPyrComm1.1, whole genome shotgun sequence encodes:
- the LOC137719547 gene encoding heavy metal-associated isoprenylated plant protein 31: MSIVEVRVPNLDCEGCASKLKKALSKLKGVEEVEVEMEIQKIIVRGYALEEKKVVKAIKRAGKAAEPWPFPGYSHFASFYKYPTYIVNHYYDTYKNETTTGVHTFFHTPSVYSVTVASDEAIASLFSDDNPHACAIM; this comes from the exons ATGTCT ATTGTGGAGGTGAGAGTTCCAAACCTTGATTGTGAAGGATGTGCTTCCAAGTTGAAGAAAGCTCTCTCCAAACTCAAAG GAGTGGAAGAGGTGGAAGTAGAAATGGAGATCCAGAAAATAATAGTGAGGGGGTATGCATTGGAGGAAAAGAAAGTCGTGAAGGCAATTAAGAGAGCTGGGAAAGCAGCAGAGCCATGGCCTTTTCCTGGATACTCTCACTTTGCCTCATTTTACAAGTACCCTACCTACATTGTCAACCATTACTATGACACTTACAAGAACGAAACCACCACCGGCGTCCACACCTTCTTCCACACTCCGTCGGTTTATTCCGTCACCGTCGCGTCCGACGAGGCCATTGCTTCGCTTTTTAGCGACGACAATCCGCATGCTTGTGCTATCAtgtga
- the LOC137719456 gene encoding heavy metal-associated isoprenylated plant protein 39-like has protein sequence MTDGKTKQKAIEAAADIIGIDSIAADLKDQKLTVIGLMDPVAVVKKLKKVGKVDIVSIGPAKEEKKEEKKEEKKEEKKDDQKDGKEGKKEEKKEDKK, from the exons ATGACCGATGGCAAAACAAAGCAGAAGGCCATTGAAGCTGCCGCTGATATTATTG GGATTGATTCGATCGCGGCGGATCTAAAGGACCAGAAGCTAACAGTGATAGGACTGATGGATCCGGTGGCCGTAGTGAAGAAGTTGAAGAAGGTTGGTAAGGTGGACATAGTATCTATCGGACCAGCCAAGgaagagaagaaggaagagaagaaagaagaaaagaaagaagaaaagaaagatgaccAGAAAGATGGAAAGGaggggaaaaaagaagaaaagaaggaggacaaaaaataa